The Gammaproteobacteria bacterium genome has a segment encoding these proteins:
- the rpoD gene encoding RNA polymerase sigma factor RpoD, which produces MAENVSTAEQQSQLKLLIARGKEQGYLTYAEVNDHLPNDIVDPEQIEDIVNMINDMGITVYEKVPDNDSLLLSDASLTNDEEAAEEAAAALATVDSEFGRTTDPVRMYMREMGTVELLTREGEIRIAKRIEEGLDQVKRSVAFFPSSIDVIEKAYEPVKTGEARLQDVLTGFVDPNQPEEVLPASAREEEESDEGEDSQSDEDLGPDPVEADKRLKSVFRQQKKVLKAIAATGASHKTTMRAREKLCSEIMELKLSPKLFDTLCGHLRETVDAIRAQERRIMQLSVREAGMPRKDFLSTFPTHETSIGWVDKHIRAKRKHSSALARLKDEIVRCQRKLQAIEKEASLSIAEVKEINRQMSIGEAKARRAKKEMVEANLRLVISIAKKYTNRGLQFLDLIQEGNIGLMKAVDKFEYRRGYKFSTYATWWIRQAITRSIADQARTIRIPVHMIETINKLNRISRQMLQEMGREPTPDELAVRMEMPEDKVRKVLKIAKEPISMETPIGDDEDSHLGDFIEDTTISSPLDAATTEGLKEATHNVLAGLTPREAKVLRMRFGIDMNTDHTLEEVGKQFDVTRERIRQIEAKALRKLRHPSRSDQLRSFLIED; this is translated from the coding sequence ATTGCCGAGAACGTCAGCACTGCCGAACAGCAGTCGCAGCTCAAGCTGCTGATTGCCCGAGGCAAGGAGCAGGGTTACCTCACCTACGCGGAGGTCAACGATCATCTGCCCAACGACATCGTCGATCCTGAGCAGATCGAAGACATCGTCAACATGATCAACGACATGGGGATCACGGTCTACGAGAAGGTCCCCGACAACGACTCACTGCTGCTCTCCGATGCATCCCTGACCAACGACGAGGAAGCCGCCGAGGAAGCTGCCGCCGCGCTTGCGACTGTCGACAGCGAGTTCGGGCGCACGACTGACCCGGTGCGCATGTACATGCGCGAGATGGGAACGGTGGAACTTCTGACCCGCGAGGGCGAGATCCGCATCGCCAAGCGCATTGAGGAAGGCCTCGACCAGGTCAAACGTTCCGTCGCCTTCTTCCCGTCGTCGATCGACGTGATCGAGAAAGCATACGAGCCCGTCAAGACGGGCGAGGCGCGCCTGCAGGACGTGTTGACGGGGTTTGTCGACCCGAACCAGCCTGAAGAGGTGCTGCCGGCCAGCGCGCGCGAAGAGGAAGAATCGGACGAAGGCGAAGATTCCCAGAGCGACGAGGATCTCGGACCGGATCCCGTGGAGGCCGACAAGCGGCTGAAATCCGTTTTCCGCCAGCAAAAGAAAGTTCTCAAGGCGATCGCCGCGACCGGCGCTTCCCATAAGACCACCATGCGGGCGCGCGAGAAGCTCTGTTCGGAGATCATGGAACTGAAGCTCTCGCCGAAGCTCTTCGACACGCTCTGCGGACACCTGCGCGAGACGGTCGATGCGATCCGTGCGCAGGAACGGCGCATCATGCAGTTGTCGGTCCGCGAGGCTGGCATGCCGAGGAAGGATTTCCTCAGCACCTTCCCGACGCACGAGACCAGTATCGGCTGGGTTGACAAGCACATCCGCGCCAAGCGCAAGCATTCCTCCGCACTCGCACGACTCAAGGATGAGATCGTCCGTTGCCAGCGCAAGCTGCAGGCCATCGAAAAAGAGGCCAGCCTGTCGATCGCGGAGGTCAAGGAGATCAACCGCCAGATGTCGATCGGCGAGGCCAAGGCCCGCCGCGCCAAGAAGGAAATGGTGGAGGCCAACCTGCGCCTCGTCATCTCGATCGCCAAGAAATACACCAACCGTGGATTGCAATTCCTCGACCTGATCCAGGAAGGCAACATCGGCCTGATGAAGGCGGTGGACAAGTTCGAATACCGCCGCGGATACAAGTTCTCGACCTACGCCACGTGGTGGATCCGCCAGGCGATTACCCGTTCCATCGCCGACCAGGCGCGAACGATTCGCATCCCGGTGCACATGATCGAGACGATCAACAAGCTCAACCGTATTTCCCGGCAGATGCTGCAGGAAATGGGCCGGGAACCGACCCCGGACGAACTGGCTGTCCGCATGGAGATGCCCGAGGACAAGGTGCGCAAGGTCCTGAAGATCGCCAAGGAACCGATCTCCATGGAGACACCCATCGGCGACGACGAGGACTCGCATCTCGGGGATTTCATCGAGGACACCACGATTTCCTCACCGCTGGATGCGGCAACCACCGAGGGTCTGAAGGAAGCCACTCACAACGTGCTGGCAGGCCTGACCCCGAGGGAAGCCAAGGTCCTGCGTATGCGTTTCGGTATCGACATGAATACCGACCATACGCTCGAGGAAGTCGGCAAGCAGTTCGACGTGACGCGGGAACGCATCCGCCAGATCGAAGCCAAGGCGCTGCGCAAGCTGCGTCATCCGTCTCGCAGCGATCAGCTGCGCAGTTTCCTCATCGAGGACTGA